From Anopheles funestus chromosome 3RL, idAnoFuneDA-416_04, whole genome shotgun sequence, a single genomic window includes:
- the LOC125769296 gene encoding purine nucleoside phosphorylase-like isoform X2: protein MNRTSVSENGNGQQLAARTKPPGKRTNGLHNPVQDHAGYGSYEMVQEIATYLLDRTRIRPQCGIICGSGLGCLADQLTDVDSFDYETIPHFPISTVPGHVGRLVFGFLAGVPVLCMQGRFHYYEGYSLAKCSMPVRVMRLVGCTHLIATNAAGAINNNFHVGDIMLIKDHVNLMGFAGNCPLLGPNDDRFGPRFLGMAKAYDPTILQVAKDAAKYVPGLQNILREGVYCCVGGPNFETVAEGRLLALLGVDAIGMSTVHEIITARHCGMTCFAFSLITNMCTMSYEEEEEHCHETFVDVGRQLEGRICELVTRVVGTIRDSNGTRKE, encoded by the exons ATGAATCGTACGAGTGTTAGCGAAAATGGCAACGGACAACAGCTGGCTGCTAGAACCAAACCACCAGGCAAGCGGACCAACGGATTGCACAACCCTGTGCAGGACCATGCTGG CTATGGTAGCTACGAGATGGTGCAGGAAATCGCCACTTATCTGCTGGACCGCACGCGTATCCGTCCCCAGTGTGGCATCATATGCGGCTCGGGGCTGGGATGTCTGGCCGATCAGTTGACCGACGTGGATAGCTTCGACTATGAGACGATCCCACACTTCCCTATCTCGACCGTACCTGGGCACGTGGGGCGGCTTGTGTTTGGCTTTCTGGCCGGTGTACCCGTCCTTTGTATGCAGGGCCGCTTCCATTACTACGAGGGATATTCATTGGCAAAG TGTTCAATGCCCGTGCGAGTAATGCGACTAGTCGGCTGTACACATCTGATCGCCACCAATGCAGCCGGTGCCATCAACAACAACTTTCACGTTGGAGACATTATGCTTATCAAGGATCATGTCAATCTGATGGGTTTTGCCGGAAACTGCCCACTGCTCGGTCCGAACGATGATCGGTTCGGGCCACGGTTTCTCGGTATGGCAAAAGCGTACGATCCGACCATACTACAGGTAGCTAAAGATGCAGCCAAATACGTGCCCGGTCTACAGAATATCCTGCGCGAAGGTGTCTACTGTTGTGTCGGTGGACCCAACTTTGAAACGGTGGCCGAAGGCCGACTCCTAGCATTATTGGGCGTTGATGCAATTGGTATGTCGACCGTGCACGAGATCATTACGGCACGGCACTGCGGTATGACGTGCTTCGCCTTCAGCCTCATCACCAACATGTGTACGATGAGCTacgaagaggaggaagaacaCTGTCACGAAACGTTTGTGGACGTTGGCCGGCAACTGGAGGGTCGCATCTGTGAACTGGTAACAAGAGTCGTCGGTACCATCCGGGATTCTAATGGAACTCGAAAGGAATAA
- the LOC125769296 gene encoding purine nucleoside phosphorylase-like isoform X1: protein MNRTSVSENGNGQQLAARTKPPGKRTNGLHNPVQDHAGSYGSYEMVQEIATYLLDRTRIRPQCGIICGSGLGCLADQLTDVDSFDYETIPHFPISTVPGHVGRLVFGFLAGVPVLCMQGRFHYYEGYSLAKCSMPVRVMRLVGCTHLIATNAAGAINNNFHVGDIMLIKDHVNLMGFAGNCPLLGPNDDRFGPRFLGMAKAYDPTILQVAKDAAKYVPGLQNILREGVYCCVGGPNFETVAEGRLLALLGVDAIGMSTVHEIITARHCGMTCFAFSLITNMCTMSYEEEEEHCHETFVDVGRQLEGRICELVTRVVGTIRDSNGTRKE from the exons ATGAATCGTACGAGTGTTAGCGAAAATGGCAACGGACAACAGCTGGCTGCTAGAACCAAACCACCAGGCAAGCGGACCAACGGATTGCACAACCCTGTGCAGGACCATGCTGG CAGCTATGGTAGCTACGAGATGGTGCAGGAAATCGCCACTTATCTGCTGGACCGCACGCGTATCCGTCCCCAGTGTGGCATCATATGCGGCTCGGGGCTGGGATGTCTGGCCGATCAGTTGACCGACGTGGATAGCTTCGACTATGAGACGATCCCACACTTCCCTATCTCGACCGTACCTGGGCACGTGGGGCGGCTTGTGTTTGGCTTTCTGGCCGGTGTACCCGTCCTTTGTATGCAGGGCCGCTTCCATTACTACGAGGGATATTCATTGGCAAAG TGTTCAATGCCCGTGCGAGTAATGCGACTAGTCGGCTGTACACATCTGATCGCCACCAATGCAGCCGGTGCCATCAACAACAACTTTCACGTTGGAGACATTATGCTTATCAAGGATCATGTCAATCTGATGGGTTTTGCCGGAAACTGCCCACTGCTCGGTCCGAACGATGATCGGTTCGGGCCACGGTTTCTCGGTATGGCAAAAGCGTACGATCCGACCATACTACAGGTAGCTAAAGATGCAGCCAAATACGTGCCCGGTCTACAGAATATCCTGCGCGAAGGTGTCTACTGTTGTGTCGGTGGACCCAACTTTGAAACGGTGGCCGAAGGCCGACTCCTAGCATTATTGGGCGTTGATGCAATTGGTATGTCGACCGTGCACGAGATCATTACGGCACGGCACTGCGGTATGACGTGCTTCGCCTTCAGCCTCATCACCAACATGTGTACGATGAGCTacgaagaggaggaagaacaCTGTCACGAAACGTTTGTGGACGTTGGCCGGCAACTGGAGGGTCGCATCTGTGAACTGGTAACAAGAGTCGTCGGTACCATCCGGGATTCTAATGGAACTCGAAAGGAATAA